From Mobula birostris isolate sMobBir1 chromosome 8, sMobBir1.hap1, whole genome shotgun sequence, the proteins below share one genomic window:
- the LOC140202144 gene encoding histone H2B 1/2-like, translating to MPEQQKSAPKKGAKKALPKPAGKSGKKRRRVRKESYSIYIYKVMKQVHPDTGISSKAMSIMNSFVSDIFERIAGEASRLAHYNKRSTISSREIQTAVRLLLPGELAKHAVSEGTKAVTKYTSSK from the coding sequence ATGCCCGAGCAGCAGAAATCCGCTCCCAAGAAGGGCGCCAAGAAAGCTTTGCCCAAACCAGCGGGCAAGTCTGGCAAGAAACGCAGGAGGGTGAGGAAGGAGAGTTACTCCATCTATATCTACAAAGTGATGAAGCAGGTTCACCCCGACACCGGCATCTCCTCCAAGGCCATGAGCATCATGAACTCGTTCGTGAGCGATATTTTCGAGCGCATCGCGGGCGAGGCTTCCCGGCTGGCCCATTATAACAAGCGATCGACCATCAGCTCCCGGGAGATCCAGACTGCCGTGCGCCTGCTGCTGCCTGGGGAGCTGGCCAAGCACGCCGTGTCGGAAGGGACAAAGGCGGTGACCAAGTACACCAGCTCCAAGTGA